DNA sequence from the Nodosilinea sp. FACHB-141 genome:
TGGCCTCTGGTGCGACCCCCATCAGCTCAGACCAGGCATTGGGTGGGCTATCGAGATCTGGCAGGTCATCGCTCGACAGATGAAAGCTCCGCACCGTCACCCCGGGCAACCGCGCCAGCGTCAGACTTAGAGCTGGGGTGTCCTCTAGTTCTTGGGGGTGGCCTTTGTCATCCATGCCGACAATACCGCCGCCGCTGCATCCCACCAGAGCGGGTATGGGCAACAAGTCGTGGAGCAGGGGCAGCAGGCGAGCAAACTCGCTGGTAAACGACGACGAAATAAACACAATGCCCAGATCAGGGGGGCCCGTCAGTCGGTGCTTAAGCTGCTCTACCACGTCCTTCACGGCCCCCTCGAGGGAGGGACGGGCCGATACCGCATTGGCCCACTCCATGGGCGGAAGGTCTAGCTGGGGAATGTCGGTCATTGGGTAGCCCCCTCCTTGGGTTGGTTCCAGTCTAGATCGGATTGCTCCTCCCCCTGAGTAAATTGAGCTGGGCTCAGAATGTTCAACGATTACCCCTGCCACTGTGGAGATGTGTACAATAGGTAATGAGTACTTATACTGACCTCGTCTGGGCCAACCGGGGAGTCTGTCAAGGGCGTAACCCTGCCTCTATGGGGTAGAGTTTTCACCGCCAGAGCCTCTGAATCGGTGCAGTATACTGAGCCTGGAGTTGGGATCTGACAATCTAAAGCCATAGTTTGCCTCTGCTGACCAGGCCACAGGCCCCCGCTAGTTGTTTACAAACGGTAAGAAAGGACATGAGCGAGAACATCAAAGAGCGCATTGAAAAAGAAATTGAAGGTGCCCGGGCCGCCTGTGATGCCAGCGGCGGCAGCTCCCAGGAGTGCGCCGCTGCTTGGGATGCCGTAGAAGAGCTTCAGGCGGAAGCCTCTCACCAGCGCGACAAAGGCACCGATAAAAACTCTCTAGAAGTCTACTGCGACAACAACCCTGAAGCCGACGAGTGCCGAGTGTACGACACCTAAGCTAACGGGCTACCTCACTCGAGCTTAAGCGCTGCAAAAACGTCTCGATCGCGAGGCGTTTTTGGCGTTTTAATCCCTGTTCTTGGCTTGAATTTATCCCTTAACTGAGCGCTGCTATGACGCTAACAGTCTATGGCATTCCCACCTGTAGCACCTGCAAAAAAGCCCTGCAATGGCTGGATAGCCACGCCATTG
Encoded proteins:
- a CDS encoding Calvin cycle protein CP12 is translated as MSENIKERIEKEIEGARAACDASGGSSQECAAAWDAVEELQAEASHQRDKGTDKNSLEVYCDNNPEADECRVYDT